GAGGCCTGGCTCGCTGAAATCGAGCGCCGCATGGCTGAGCTCGACGGCGGAGCCGTTCAGGCCGTCTCCTGGGAAGCGCTCCGGGCGAAGCTCTTCGGCGACAGGCGTGCCGGCGGGCGTTAGGTTCCACCCGGCCGCTGCCGAAGAGGTCCTCGCAGCGTTCGAATGGTACGCCGAACGCAGCGAGGCCGCTGCGGAGGGGTTTCGCAAAGAACTCCAACACGCGGTGGTGGCGATTTCCACGGCACCGACGAGGTGGCCTCGGTATGCCGCTTGCACCCGGCGCTACGTTTTTCCTCGCTTTCCCTACAGCTTGATCTACCGGCTGCGTGGTGATGAGGTAGAAGTGCTCGCCGTCGCCCACGGTAAACGCCGCCCGGGTTACTGGCGCGCCCGCGCACGACGCACCGCTTGAGCGCCGTCGGGTGCGCTTTAGCGCACCGCTCCAA
This portion of the Pelomicrobium methylotrophicum genome encodes:
- a CDS encoding addiction module protein; translated protein: MGTTVQKLYEEAMGLDPEERAALTGLLIESLEPGSEEGVEEAWLAEIERRMAELDGGAVQAVSWEALRAKLFGDRRAGGR
- a CDS encoding type II toxin-antitoxin system RelE/ParE family toxin, giving the protein MPAGVRFHPAAAEEVLAAFEWYAERSEAAAEGFRKELQHAVVAISTAPTRWPRYAACTRRYVFPRFPYSLIYRLRGDEVEVLAVAHGKRRPGYWRARARRTA